The following coding sequences are from one Kosakonia sp. H02 window:
- a CDS encoding alkaline phosphatase family protein produces MRKVIIFGVDGLSMPLLQRYAREGSLPAIAQMLERGAATELLPFISAWGDINWVTFMAGQAVGTSWVGQGMPQDNQHTGNLLGQMSHHGLRAALVHFPESITADKEHFSFAPYWGRSAPWPGEIFKPMGYTTRYEAHTGNKQVKKQKLGWPPTSALAYHDKGAWQPLTPHNDGYQFTMQGNNGENMTVTLTSQQGKPVLHLADQTLELTPGAWSRWLTFTSGERTAKVRFFPGVFDPENNEVEILQSQVTDSQQLSSQPAITNTAPFYSKWVVKASPEEDYLQATLQEAEEQSLWLADSALALTQQKNYALWATVHRLIDESHHNCLGQCDPASPFYDPSQAAKYDDVMRQCYQVLDRTMAKLMHEMDDETVLMLASDHGAVPNSYMCDIYRYLAKHHLVVLDEQGQPDMSRSQVYLKDERGGLEIFVNLAGREAAGIVSQQEYDAVCARTLLALGSWQVQENGVARNAVSLALLKQDAVGIGFWGPCAGDIIFAYNAGFVWGVSQDGEDICPVEVPGANHGPQKPTAETTLSNNYGALLMYGADVRPGYYRDRQNQGPWNMTDPAATIAHLLGLPLDTLDGRVMHDMLSPKR; encoded by the coding sequence ATGCGAAAAGTGATTATTTTTGGCGTCGATGGGTTATCCATGCCGTTGCTGCAACGTTATGCCCGGGAAGGAAGCTTACCGGCGATAGCACAGATGCTGGAACGCGGTGCTGCGACCGAATTACTTCCCTTTATTTCTGCCTGGGGAGATATCAACTGGGTGACATTTATGGCCGGGCAGGCGGTGGGAACATCATGGGTAGGGCAGGGAATGCCTCAGGATAACCAGCATACGGGTAACCTGCTTGGGCAGATGAGTCACCATGGCCTGCGTGCCGCGCTGGTCCACTTTCCTGAAAGTATTACGGCGGATAAAGAACATTTCAGCTTTGCGCCCTATTGGGGCCGCAGCGCGCCCTGGCCTGGCGAAATCTTCAAACCTATGGGCTATACCACCCGCTACGAAGCCCACACCGGTAACAAGCAGGTGAAAAAACAAAAACTGGGCTGGCCGCCCACGTCCGCCCTGGCTTACCACGATAAAGGCGCATGGCAGCCCTTAACGCCGCACAATGATGGTTATCAGTTCACCATGCAGGGTAACAACGGCGAAAACATGACCGTGACGCTGACCAGCCAGCAGGGCAAGCCGGTGCTGCACCTGGCAGATCAGACCCTTGAACTGACGCCGGGCGCGTGGAGCCGCTGGCTGACCTTCACGTCTGGAGAGCGTACGGCAAAGGTGCGCTTTTTCCCGGGGGTGTTTGATCCTGAAAATAATGAGGTAGAAATCCTGCAAAGCCAGGTGACGGACAGCCAGCAGCTCTCCTCACAACCTGCAATCACCAACACCGCGCCGTTTTACAGTAAATGGGTCGTTAAAGCCTCGCCGGAGGAGGATTACCTGCAAGCCACCTTGCAGGAGGCGGAAGAGCAGTCGCTGTGGCTGGCGGACAGTGCGCTTGCGCTTACCCAACAAAAAAATTACGCCTTATGGGCGACTGTGCATCGTTTGATCGATGAGTCTCATCATAACTGCCTGGGCCAGTGCGATCCTGCGTCGCCTTTTTATGACCCGTCGCAGGCGGCCAAGTATGACGATGTGATGCGCCAGTGTTACCAGGTTCTGGATCGGACGATGGCGAAATTGATGCACGAAATGGATGACGAGACCGTGCTGATGCTGGCTTCCGATCACGGGGCCGTGCCGAATAGCTATATGTGCGATATCTACCGCTACCTGGCTAAACATCATCTGGTGGTGCTGGATGAACAGGGGCAACCGGACATGTCCCGCAGCCAGGTCTATCTCAAAGATGAACGCGGTGGCCTGGAGATTTTTGTCAACCTCGCCGGAAGAGAAGCCGCCGGTATTGTCAGCCAGCAGGAGTATGACGCGGTATGCGCCCGGACGCTGCTCGCGCTGGGTAGCTGGCAGGTGCAGGAGAATGGCGTTGCGCGCAATGCGGTCAGCCTGGCTCTGTTGAAACAAGATGCCGTCGGGATTGGTTTTTGGGGCCCGTGCGCGGGTGACATCATTTTCGCCTACAACGCCGGTTTTGTCTGGGGAGTCAGCCAGGACGGGGAGGATATTTGCCCGGTAGAAGTGCCCGGAGCCAATCACGGCCCGCAAAAGCCGACCGCTGAAACTACGCTGTCGAATAACTACGGCGCTTTGCTGATGTACGGCGCTGATGTCCGACCGGGCTACTACCGCGATCGGCAGAATCAGGGTCCGTGGAATATGACCGATCCGGCGGCAACGATTGCGCATTTACTGGGGCTGCCGCTGGATACGCTGGATGGTCGGGTCATGCACGATATGCTTTCGCCAAAACGCTGA
- a CDS encoding YjhG/YagF family D-xylonate dehydratase: MSVRDIFADENHDIYRVRTHAAGPQGELPLTPEMLINRPSGDLFGMTMNAGMGWKPEELDRDEILLLSTLGGLRGADGKPVALALHQGHYELDIQMKAAAEVIKTHNALPYAVYVSDPCDGRTQGTIGMFDSLPYRNDASMVMRRLIRSLPGAKAVIGVATCDKGLPATMMALASQHDKATVLIPGGATLPAQHGEDNGKVQTIGARFANGELTLQAARRAGCQACASSGGGCQFLGTAGTSQVVAEGLGLAIPHSALAPSGEPVWQEIARASARAALHLSKKGITTKDILTDKAIENAMIVHAAFGGSTNLLLHIPAIAHQAGCHIPTVDDWIRINRLVPRLVSVLPNGPVYHPTVNAFMAGGVPEVMLHLRGLGLLHEEVMTVTGSTLKENLDWWEHSERRQRFKALLREQEQIDADEVIMSPPQAQKRGLTSTITFPVGNIAPQGSVIKSTAIDASVIDDQGIYHHKGIAKVYLSEKSVIYDIKHDNIKAGDILVIIGVGPSGTGMEETYQVTSALKHLSYGKHVSLITDARFSGVSTGACIGHVGPEALAGGAIGKLRTGDIIEIKIDCRKLQGEVNFLGTSADKKLPSREEATAILNARNSHPDLMPDPDLPDDTRLWAMLQAVSGGTWCGCVYDVNKISNALRDYFNKN; the protein is encoded by the coding sequence ATGTCTGTTCGCGATATTTTTGCTGACGAGAATCACGATATCTACCGGGTCAGGACACACGCCGCCGGTCCACAAGGTGAATTGCCGTTAACGCCGGAGATGCTCATCAATCGCCCGAGCGGGGATCTGTTTGGCATGACCATGAACGCCGGTATGGGCTGGAAGCCCGAAGAGCTGGATCGTGATGAAATACTGCTGCTCAGTACGCTGGGCGGATTGCGCGGCGCTGATGGTAAGCCTGTCGCGCTGGCGCTGCACCAGGGGCACTACGAGCTGGATATTCAGATGAAAGCGGCGGCGGAGGTTATCAAAACGCACAACGCCCTGCCTTATGCTGTGTATGTTTCTGATCCGTGTGACGGGCGAACCCAGGGCACGATCGGGATGTTTGACTCGCTGCCTTATCGTAATGACGCATCGATGGTGATGCGCCGTCTTATCCGTTCCTTGCCCGGCGCGAAAGCGGTGATCGGTGTGGCGACCTGTGATAAAGGGCTTCCCGCTACCATGATGGCGCTTGCGTCGCAACATGACAAAGCGACGGTGTTAATTCCCGGCGGTGCGACACTGCCTGCGCAGCACGGTGAAGATAACGGCAAAGTGCAGACGATAGGCGCCCGATTCGCGAATGGCGAGTTAACGCTACAGGCCGCGCGTCGCGCGGGTTGCCAGGCATGTGCCTCCTCCGGTGGCGGCTGCCAGTTTTTAGGCACCGCCGGGACATCTCAGGTGGTGGCCGAAGGGCTGGGGTTGGCTATCCCGCACTCTGCACTGGCGCCTTCCGGCGAGCCGGTGTGGCAGGAAATTGCCAGAGCCTCTGCGCGAGCAGCGCTGCATTTGAGTAAAAAAGGTATCACCACCAAAGACATTCTCACCGATAAAGCGATTGAGAACGCGATGATAGTGCATGCGGCATTCGGCGGTTCGACCAATCTGCTGTTACATATCCCGGCCATCGCCCATCAGGCCGGTTGCCACATCCCGACGGTCGATGACTGGATCCGCATCAACAGGTTGGTGCCGCGGCTGGTCAGTGTGCTGCCAAATGGCCCGGTTTATCATCCGACCGTCAACGCCTTTATGGCAGGCGGCGTGCCAGAAGTGATGTTGCATCTGCGTGGCCTGGGGTTATTGCATGAAGAGGTGATGACCGTAACGGGCAGTACGCTGAAGGAAAACCTCGACTGGTGGGAGCACTCTGAACGTCGGCAACGATTCAAAGCGCTGCTGCGTGAACAGGAGCAGATTGATGCTGATGAGGTGATTATGTCACCGCCGCAGGCGCAAAAACGGGGATTGACCTCCACTATCACTTTCCCGGTGGGCAACATTGCGCCACAAGGATCGGTGATCAAATCCACCGCCATTGATGCCTCGGTGATTGATGACCAGGGGATCTACCACCACAAAGGCATTGCGAAGGTTTACCTGTCTGAGAAAAGCGTGATTTACGATATCAAGCACGACAACATTAAAGCCGGGGATATCCTGGTCATTATTGGGGTCGGGCCATCCGGCACCGGGATGGAAGAGACGTATCAGGTGACCAGCGCGTTAAAACATCTCTCTTACGGCAAGCATGTTTCGCTGATTACCGATGCTCGTTTTTCGGGCGTCTCTACCGGTGCCTGTATCGGCCATGTCGGGCCGGAAGCGCTGGCTGGTGGCGCAATTGGTAAATTACGCACAGGGGATATTATTGAAATAAAAATTGACTGTCGGAAGCTGCAAGGCGAGGTCAATTTTTTAGGGACAAGCGCAGATAAAAAATTACCCTCACGAGAGGAGGCCACCGCTATTTTAAATGCCAGAAATAGTCACCCGGATTTAATGCCCGACCCTGATCTGCCGGATGATACCCGACTGTGGGCGATGCTCCAGGCCGTGAGCGGCGGGACATGGTGCGGGTGTGTATATGACGTCAATAAAATCAGCAATGCATTGCGCGACTATTTTAATAAAAACTGA
- a CDS encoding IclR family transcriptional regulator, producing the protein MVRKGCNSLIRAEKILTHIAYVGVASYMELLKEFQYPKSSLLNLLNVMVDCGFLIKNEHGQYALGIKNYELGCQALHRKNIFEVTKRPMQELSLKSGLVCHLGAMESYSAIYLDKVESPDSVPTRKSWIGKKLELHITALGKALLAWKTREELDYFLNVLTLPKHTRNTITDKNLFLEELQKTRLRGWAIDNEESTYGAVCLSMPVFNMYSRVNYAISLSGNPVVYSSNKVDGYLELLRQCAGQISYGLGYRNENEYLRKGN; encoded by the coding sequence ATGGTTCGCAAAGGGTGTAATTCATTAATTCGTGCCGAGAAAATATTAACGCATATCGCTTATGTTGGCGTGGCGAGTTATATGGAGCTCTTGAAAGAATTTCAATACCCAAAAAGTAGCTTGCTGAATTTATTAAATGTGATGGTTGATTGTGGCTTCTTAATTAAAAATGAGCATGGTCAATATGCCCTGGGGATAAAAAACTATGAACTTGGCTGCCAGGCGTTGCACCGCAAAAATATCTTCGAGGTGACCAAGCGACCCATGCAGGAACTGTCGCTGAAAAGCGGCCTGGTGTGCCACCTGGGCGCGATGGAGAGTTACTCCGCGATTTATCTCGACAAGGTAGAAAGCCCGGATTCGGTGCCGACGCGGAAAAGTTGGATCGGCAAAAAACTGGAATTACATATTACCGCACTGGGTAAAGCGTTACTGGCCTGGAAGACACGCGAAGAGCTGGATTATTTTTTAAATGTATTAACATTGCCAAAGCACACGCGCAATACGATCACCGATAAGAATTTATTCCTGGAAGAGTTGCAAAAAACACGGCTGCGTGGGTGGGCAATAGACAATGAAGAATCTACTTATGGTGCAGTATGTTTAAGTATGCCGGTATTTAATATGTACAGCCGGGTTAACTATGCGATCTCACTTTCTGGCAATCCGGTGGTGTATTCCAGTAATAAGGTCGACGGTTATCTTGAATTGCTCCGGCAATGTGCAGGGCAAATATCATATGGACTGGGATACAGAAACGAAAATGAATATTTAAGAAAAGGAAACTGA
- a CDS encoding MFS transporter, with amino-acid sequence MQLENSKSIGLREATGTIKKSNVRWLVVAMLFFMTLINYADRSSISLAGPAMAKDLGLNPVDMGFIFSAFGWAYVIFQLPGGWLLDKFGSKLIYSFSIFFWSLFTLMTGMAGFVSGAMAVAFIFAMRFLVGASEAPSFPANSRIVATWFPASERGTAAAIFNSAQYGSTVFFAPLMGWLAHTWGWHSVFTVLGLLGIAFLPVFRKIVKSPKEHPMVNEAELDYISAGGALITLEEKKGQQTKDEGPKLGYLKQLLSSRMMLGTYLAQYCLNAIGFFFITWFPIYLVQEKNMSIMKAGVVAAIPAICGFLGGLIGGFFSDFLIRKGVSVSVARKIPIISGMMLCCVMVLCNYTNSESAVIAIMAMSFLGKGIGGMGWTINTDTAPKEIAGLSGSMLNTFSNASSITTPIITGYILNITGSFHAVLWFVISHAVMVIFFYLFMVGKIQRLVLKQTA; translated from the coding sequence ATGCAATTGGAAAATTCCAAGTCGATTGGTTTGCGTGAAGCAACAGGCACGATAAAAAAATCAAACGTGCGCTGGTTAGTCGTTGCTATGTTATTTTTTATGACATTAATCAACTATGCCGACCGATCTTCAATATCCCTCGCCGGTCCTGCGATGGCGAAAGACCTGGGCCTGAATCCTGTCGATATGGGGTTTATTTTTTCCGCTTTTGGATGGGCTTATGTCATTTTCCAGTTACCTGGCGGTTGGTTACTGGATAAGTTTGGTTCGAAACTTATCTACAGCTTCAGTATCTTTTTTTGGTCGCTGTTTACATTGATGACGGGCATGGCGGGCTTTGTCTCCGGTGCGATGGCGGTGGCTTTTATCTTCGCCATGCGTTTTTTGGTCGGCGCATCGGAAGCCCCCTCGTTTCCGGCAAACAGCCGTATTGTGGCGACATGGTTCCCGGCTTCTGAGCGCGGAACGGCGGCTGCCATTTTCAACTCGGCGCAATATGGCTCTACCGTCTTTTTCGCGCCGTTAATGGGCTGGCTGGCGCACACCTGGGGCTGGCACTCCGTGTTCACCGTGCTGGGGTTATTAGGTATCGCCTTTCTGCCCGTATTTCGCAAAATCGTAAAAAGCCCGAAAGAACATCCGATGGTGAATGAGGCGGAGCTGGACTATATCTCTGCCGGTGGCGCGCTGATCACCCTTGAAGAAAAGAAAGGGCAGCAGACCAAAGATGAAGGCCCCAAATTAGGCTATCTGAAGCAGCTATTAAGTAGCCGCATGATGCTCGGCACCTATCTGGCTCAATATTGCCTTAATGCGATTGGCTTCTTCTTCATTACCTGGTTTCCCATTTACCTGGTGCAGGAAAAGAATATGTCGATCATGAAAGCTGGCGTGGTCGCGGCGATCCCGGCAATCTGCGGATTTTTAGGCGGCTTGATCGGCGGCTTTTTCTCTGACTTCCTGATCCGCAAAGGCGTATCTGTCTCTGTTGCACGCAAAATCCCCATTATTAGCGGCATGATGCTCTGCTGCGTCATGGTGCTGTGTAATTACACCAACTCGGAATCTGCCGTTATCGCCATTATGGCTATGTCATTCCTCGGCAAAGGGATTGGTGGAATGGGCTGGACGATTAATACCGATACGGCACCAAAAGAGATAGCGGGGTTATCAGGCAGCATGCTGAATACGTTTAGCAATGCGTCAAGTATTACCACGCCAATTATTACTGGCTATATTTTGAATATCACAGGCTCTTTCCATGCGGTGTTGTGGTTTGTTATTTCACATGCGGTCATGGTTATTTTCTTTTACTTATTTATGGTCGGCAAAATTCAACGCCTGGTCCTTAAGCAAACGGCGTAA
- a CDS encoding GntR family transcriptional regulator — translation MAISDEAEIKRSLSVIAYDEIKTMILNLALKPGHSVTEMGLIERLRMSRTPIREALYRLQQEHFVELVPGKGWFVSEIKLSDIQELYVIREALEGISARHAAERISDEELQRMESYLESLETLLQENEEAVDDPGDSIHSLIFRFSGNTLINEVMSIHLERLQMFHLITSSLPGRKLQSWREHREIFFALKERDGSLAEALMRKHIRSSLESLLLSLIENKIDYQKAIKQPYPLPGRLPKNEKQE, via the coding sequence ATGGCTATCTCAGATGAAGCGGAAATAAAAAGGTCATTAAGCGTTATCGCCTATGACGAAATAAAAACCATGATCCTGAACCTGGCGTTAAAACCGGGGCATTCAGTGACTGAAATGGGGTTAATCGAACGCTTGCGGATGAGCCGCACCCCCATTCGCGAGGCGCTGTATCGCCTTCAGCAAGAGCACTTCGTTGAACTGGTACCCGGGAAAGGGTGGTTCGTCAGTGAGATAAAACTCTCTGATATTCAGGAGCTTTACGTAATTCGCGAGGCGCTGGAGGGGATCTCCGCACGCCATGCGGCAGAACGCATAAGCGATGAAGAATTGCAAAGAATGGAAAGCTATCTCGAGTCGCTGGAAACGCTCCTGCAAGAAAATGAAGAGGCGGTCGACGATCCGGGCGATTCAATTCATAGCCTGATTTTTCGATTTTCTGGCAATACCTTAATTAATGAAGTGATGAGTATTCACCTTGAACGATTGCAAATGTTCCACCTTATTACCAGCAGCTTGCCTGGACGGAAATTGCAATCATGGCGCGAACACCGGGAAATATTTTTTGCACTGAAAGAAAGGGATGGTTCCCTTGCCGAAGCGTTAATGCGTAAACATATCCGAAGCAGCCTGGAAAGCCTGTTATTAAGCCTGATCGAAAATAAGATCGATTATCAAAAGGCCATTAAACAGCCGTATCCCTTGCCTGGCAGGCTGCCAAAAAATGAGAAACAGGAGTGA
- a CDS encoding GntP family permease — MPLIIVVAGIALLLLLTIKVRLNTFVSLIIVSIAVAIASGMDLNKVVASVESGLGGTLGHIGLIFGFGVMLGRLLSDAGGAQRIALTMLNYFGEKRLDWAVVCSAFIVGIALFFEVGLILLVPILFAIAREAKISPMYMCVPMLAGLLVAHGFLPPHPGPTVIAREYGADVGLVLIYGIIVGIPTFILCGPILNKFCQRIIPDAFKKEGNIASLGATKRFSESEMPGFGISFLTAMLPVILMALVTIMQMSRAKGAGDPGLLYNVFLFLGNSTIAMLISLLFAIYTMGLGRGKTIPELMDSCGKAIAGIAGLLLIIGGGGAFKQVLIDSGVGQYISTLVSGMDINPILMAWGVAAFLRICLGSATVAAISTAGLVIPLLAVHPDTNLALITLATGAGSCICSHVNDASFWMIKDFFGLTTKETLLSWTLMSTLLSIFGLLFILLASMVV; from the coding sequence ATGCCACTAATTATCGTTGTGGCAGGTATTGCTTTACTCCTGCTTTTAACCATAAAAGTTAGACTCAACACCTTTGTTTCTTTAATTATTGTCTCGATTGCTGTCGCCATCGCCAGTGGAATGGATCTGAATAAAGTCGTCGCCTCGGTCGAGTCTGGTCTTGGCGGTACGCTTGGTCATATTGGTTTGATATTTGGCTTTGGTGTGATGCTTGGCCGCCTGTTATCTGATGCGGGGGGAGCACAGCGTATTGCGCTGACCATGCTGAATTATTTCGGTGAAAAAAGGCTCGACTGGGCGGTGGTTTGTTCCGCATTTATTGTCGGTATTGCGCTCTTTTTCGAAGTGGGTTTGATTCTGCTGGTGCCTATTTTGTTCGCCATCGCGCGCGAAGCGAAAATATCACCCATGTATATGTGTGTGCCCATGCTCGCCGGTTTGCTGGTTGCGCACGGCTTTTTGCCACCCCATCCGGGCCCGACAGTTATCGCCCGGGAATATGGCGCTGATGTTGGGTTAGTGCTGATATACGGAATTATTGTTGGCATTCCAACCTTTATTCTCTGCGGCCCGATACTGAACAAATTCTGCCAGCGGATCATTCCGGATGCGTTTAAAAAAGAGGGCAATATTGCCTCACTTGGGGCAACCAAAAGATTCAGCGAAAGTGAAATGCCAGGGTTCGGTATCAGCTTCTTAACCGCGATGTTGCCGGTGATCCTGATGGCGCTGGTCACCATTATGCAGATGTCCCGTGCAAAAGGTGCCGGGGATCCTGGCCTGCTCTATAACGTGTTCCTGTTTTTAGGCAACTCGACGATTGCCATGCTGATTTCATTGTTGTTTGCCATTTACACGATGGGGTTAGGCCGCGGGAAAACCATTCCGGAGTTGATGGATTCCTGTGGTAAAGCGATCGCCGGTATTGCCGGGCTGCTGCTGATTATCGGCGGCGGGGGAGCCTTTAAGCAGGTGCTGATTGATTCCGGTGTCGGTCAATATATCTCGACGTTAGTATCGGGTATGGATATCAATCCGATTCTGATGGCCTGGGGTGTGGCGGCTTTCCTGCGGATTTGTCTGGGATCGGCTACCGTGGCGGCTATCTCTACTGCCGGGCTCGTGATCCCTTTACTGGCCGTCCATCCTGATACCAACCTTGCCTTGATTACGCTGGCAACGGGCGCAGGCTCTTGTATCTGCTCGCATGTCAATGACGCCAGCTTCTGGATGATTAAAGATTTCTTCGGCCTGACGACCAAAGAGACGTTATTGTCCTGGACATTAATGTCAACGCTGTTATCCATCTTCGGGCTGCTGTTTATTCTGCTGGCCAGCATGGTGGTGTAA
- a CDS encoding dihydrodipicolinate synthase family protein, translated as MRKFKGIIPPVSSTFHRDGTIDKAAMQHVADFLINEGVDGLFYLGTGGEFSQMNTSQRMALTEEAVAVVAGRVPVLIGVGSPSTDEAVKLARHAEACGADGVVAINPYYWKIASRNLDDYYQRIARSVTLPVILYNFPDLTGQDLTPDIVTRLVLQNENIVGIKDTIDSVGHLRTMINTIKAVRPAFSVFCGYDDHLLNTLLLGGDGAITASANFAPELSVGIYNAWREGNLATAATLNKKLLQLPSIYALETPFVSLIKYSMQCVGLPVDTYCLPPILEASEEAKEKVRALLVAQGISQA; from the coding sequence ATGAGAAAATTTAAGGGAATTATTCCGCCGGTATCCAGCACATTTCACCGGGACGGGACAATTGATAAAGCGGCAATGCAGCATGTCGCCGACTTCTTAATTAATGAAGGCGTTGACGGGCTGTTTTACCTGGGCACCGGCGGTGAATTTAGCCAGATGAATACCAGCCAACGGATGGCATTAACGGAGGAAGCCGTGGCTGTCGTCGCCGGGCGAGTCCCGGTGTTAATTGGCGTTGGCTCGCCATCGACCGATGAAGCGGTCAAACTGGCCCGGCATGCCGAAGCCTGCGGCGCGGATGGCGTGGTCGCCATCAACCCGTATTACTGGAAAATCGCGTCACGCAATCTGGACGACTATTACCAGCGCATTGCCCGCAGCGTCACGCTGCCGGTGATCCTTTATAACTTCCCGGACTTAACCGGCCAGGATTTAACCCCCGACATCGTGACGCGTCTGGTTTTACAAAATGAGAACATCGTTGGGATCAAAGACACCATCGACAGCGTCGGCCACTTGCGCACGATGATCAACACGATCAAAGCGGTACGCCCGGCATTCTCCGTGTTCTGTGGTTACGACGACCATCTACTCAATACCCTGCTGCTGGGCGGCGATGGCGCGATTACCGCCAGTGCTAATTTTGCCCCGGAATTATCCGTTGGCATCTACAACGCCTGGCGTGAGGGCAATCTGGCGACTGCCGCCACACTGAATAAAAAGTTACTGCAACTGCCGTCGATCTACGCGCTGGAAACACCGTTTGTTTCGCTTATCAAGTACAGCATGCAATGTGTGGGGCTGCCTGTGGACACCTATTGCCTGCCGCCAATCCTTGAGGCTTCAGAAGAAGCCAAAGAAAAAGTACGTGCGCTGCTGGTCGCGCAGGGCATTTCACAGGCCTGA
- a CDS encoding mandelate racemase/muconate lactonizing enzyme family protein encodes MKITGVTTHLLTAKLSQPFSYSRARYDTRTAMLVEIETDEGISGWGECYGPARMTKAVVDELGSMIIGSDPLNGEFLWQDLYARLRDHGQKGLLIEGLSGIDIALWDIRGKYFNAPAWQLLGGQMRSEVQAYATGLYRRDSGDAVDYLVEEALSYVEQGFTAMKLKVGFGVEEDYTVTRAIREAIGPDIALMVDANHAYDTVAAIKLAQKIEQFDIAWFEEPVPPEDLRGYQRVKAATTIPLAGGECEFTRYGFKNVLVSEAMDIIQPDICAAGGLTECKKISDMAQAFGIRTNPHVWGSGVGIAASLQWIAMVPTHTPVSLSPAQPLLEFDQTEHPVRQAILQTPITHHRGVVTIPSGPGLGIEINRDALAFFKR; translated from the coding sequence ATGAAAATTACCGGTGTTACGACTCATTTATTGACGGCAAAACTCAGCCAGCCGTTTTCCTACTCACGCGCACGTTACGATACCCGCACCGCTATGCTTGTGGAAATCGAAACGGACGAGGGGATTAGCGGCTGGGGAGAGTGCTACGGCCCGGCCCGCATGACAAAAGCAGTGGTGGACGAGTTGGGAAGTATGATCATCGGCAGCGATCCGCTAAACGGTGAGTTTCTTTGGCAGGATCTCTATGCCCGGCTGCGGGATCATGGTCAGAAGGGCTTACTGATTGAAGGCCTGAGCGGCATTGATATCGCCCTGTGGGATATTCGCGGCAAATATTTCAACGCGCCAGCCTGGCAGCTATTGGGAGGCCAGATGCGTAGCGAGGTTCAGGCCTACGCGACCGGGCTTTATCGTCGGGATAGCGGTGATGCGGTGGACTATCTGGTGGAAGAGGCGCTCAGTTACGTTGAGCAGGGCTTTACGGCGATGAAACTCAAAGTGGGTTTTGGCGTGGAGGAAGATTACACCGTTACCCGCGCCATCCGGGAAGCCATTGGGCCTGATATCGCGCTTATGGTCGATGCCAACCACGCCTATGATACGGTGGCCGCCATTAAACTGGCGCAGAAAATCGAGCAGTTTGATATTGCGTGGTTTGAGGAGCCGGTGCCGCCAGAAGATTTGCGGGGGTATCAGCGCGTGAAAGCGGCAACCACCATTCCGCTGGCGGGAGGGGAGTGTGAGTTTACCCGCTACGGTTTTAAAAACGTGCTGGTCAGTGAGGCGATGGACATTATCCAGCCGGATATTTGCGCGGCGGGGGGATTAACGGAGTGCAAAAAAATCTCGGATATGGCGCAGGCGTTTGGTATCCGCACCAATCCCCACGTTTGGGGCAGCGGGGTGGGTATCGCCGCGTCATTGCAATGGATAGCCATGGTGCCGACGCATACACCGGTCTCGTTATCGCCCGCCCAGCCATTACTGGAATTTGATCAGACCGAACATCCTGTACGTCAGGCTATCCTGCAAACCCCGATTACTCATCATCGCGGTGTCGT